In the uncultured Methanobacterium sp. genome, one interval contains:
- a CDS encoding pilus assembly protein has protein sequence MITSNTNLNVCVNKIKMIRPGNNPRSCDLNLNVDWTIEYNRTDEGNMGYVCTLDAMGEMPLKFAVKGFLECETQIEDLEKRSDELSPLILDKCMNTMVNIVNATNNSIITINTVPEVYLNCVSSEFKN, from the coding sequence ATGATAACAAGTAATACAAACTTGAATGTTTGTGTAAATAAAATCAAGATGATCAGGCCAGGTAACAATCCAAGAAGCTGTGATCTAAACCTAAATGTTGATTGGACTATTGAATACAATAGAACAGATGAAGGGAACATGGGATACGTTTGTACCTTAGATGCAATGGGTGAAATGCCACTCAAATTTGCAGTAAAGGGTTTCTTAGAATGTGAAACCCAAATAGAAGATTTAGAAAAACGTTCAGATGAACTTTCACCACTCATTCTGGATAAATGTATGAACACCATGGTAAATATTGTAAACGCCACCAACAACAGCATAATCACCATTAACACGGTCCCTGAAGTTTATTTAAACTGTGTTTCCAGTGAGTTCAAAAACTAA
- a CDS encoding molybdopterin-dependent oxidoreductase: protein MLKIAHTICPSCSVGCGVNLIIKNQEAVGTYPYKRHPVNQGKNCKKGRDSFHILNENRLKNPLIKKSGLEQVSWDDALDAASLKMKSYSPSEIGIIASGNCTNQEYEILKKFAKSMGVENIGYNAGPFPSFDFETATLDDVENSSTILIIGDVLKENPLLGRRVILAHEKGATIISVDLFEKTLTGINSDEYLQLGSMAEFSEISKQILPQLNESSTVLIENLETREEFENILKVFQGSDAKILPVLGECNSRGAMNHLPALIEDELKEILEKVKLLYVVGDDPASYLGESMKNMDFIITESCLVTETALMSDVVLPGSCWAEKSGSFTRTTGETQEISKIVEAPGDARDDVSIMIELAEKIGLEL, encoded by the coding sequence ATGTTGAAAATCGCACATACCATCTGCCCATCCTGCAGTGTAGGATGCGGTGTGAACCTTATAATCAAAAACCAGGAAGCAGTGGGAACCTATCCCTACAAAAGACATCCGGTAAACCAGGGAAAAAACTGTAAAAAAGGAAGAGATTCATTCCACATATTGAATGAAAACCGCTTAAAAAATCCTTTAATAAAAAAATCAGGTCTTGAACAGGTGAGCTGGGATGATGCCCTTGATGCTGCCAGTTTGAAGATGAAATCTTATTCTCCCAGTGAAATTGGAATTATTGCCTCTGGAAACTGCACCAACCAGGAATATGAAATCCTGAAAAAATTCGCCAAATCCATGGGTGTTGAAAACATTGGCTACAATGCAGGGCCTTTTCCATCATTTGATTTTGAAACAGCCACCCTGGACGATGTTGAAAACTCCAGTACCATCCTGATAATAGGGGATGTCCTAAAAGAAAACCCTTTACTAGGCCGTAGAGTTATTTTAGCACACGAGAAGGGTGCCACCATAATATCTGTGGATTTATTTGAAAAAACACTCACTGGAATAAATTCTGATGAGTACCTACAGTTAGGATCAATGGCTGAATTTTCAGAAATTAGTAAACAAATCCTTCCCCAACTCAATGAATCATCCACAGTCCTGATTGAGAATCTGGAAACCAGAGAAGAATTTGAAAATATCCTTAAAGTCTTCCAGGGATCTGATGCCAAAATATTACCAGTACTTGGAGAGTGCAACAGTAGAGGAGCTATGAACCATCTACCTGCATTGATTGAAGATGAATTGAAGGAGATTCTGGAGAAGGTGAAACTTTTATACGTTGTAGGTGATGACCCTGCATCTTATTTAGGTGAATCCATGAAAAACATGGATTTCATAATTACAGAAAGCTGTTTAGTTACTGAAACTGCTTTGATGTCTGATGTGGTCTTACCAGGATCCTGCTGGGCTGAAAAGTCAGGATCATTCACCCGCACCACTGGAGAAACTCAAGAAATCTCAAAAATAGTTGAAGCACCCGGAGATGCCAGGGATGACGTGAGCATTATGATTGAACTGGCTGAAAAAATAGGACTGGAGTTGTAA
- a CDS encoding Coenzyme F420 hydrogenase/dehydrogenase, beta subunit C-terminal domain, translating into MEPQFLLAKAKDEEIAKKGECGGAVSALFKYLLDQELVDGVLTLTRGDDVYDGIPTLLEDSDDIIETCGSLHCAPTMFGDLISKQLADMQLAVSVKPCDAMAIKELEKRHQIDSDTIYKVGLNCGGTVMPITARKMIEMFYDVDPKDVVAEEIDKGKFIIELADGTHKAVEIDELEEKGFGRRGNCQRCELKIPRNADLACGNWGAEPGWTFIEVVTEKGRDLVENARKKGYLEVKTPSEKAIAIREKIEGVMIKLARKFQDKYLEENYPAPDNWEEYWNRCIKCYACRDVCPLCFCKECDLEKEFYADENEIAPDPLTFQGVRLSHMSFSCVNCGQCEDVCPMEIPLARIYHRMQKKYNDETGFIAGVSEELPPLYSPEKE; encoded by the coding sequence ATGGAACCACAATTTTTACTTGCCAAAGCAAAAGACGAAGAAATAGCCAAAAAAGGAGAATGTGGAGGTGCTGTCAGCGCTTTATTTAAATATCTTCTTGACCAGGAACTGGTTGATGGAGTTTTAACCCTGACTAGGGGAGACGATGTATACGATGGTATTCCTACCCTTCTTGAGGATTCAGATGACATAATTGAAACCTGCGGATCCCTGCACTGTGCACCAACCATGTTCGGAGACCTGATAAGTAAACAGTTGGCGGACATGCAACTGGCAGTCAGTGTGAAACCCTGCGATGCCATGGCCATAAAGGAACTGGAAAAAAGGCACCAGATCGACAGCGACACCATCTACAAGGTAGGGCTTAACTGTGGGGGTACAGTGATGCCCATCACTGCTCGGAAAATGATCGAAATGTTTTATGATGTGGACCCAAAAGATGTGGTGGCCGAAGAGATCGATAAGGGTAAATTCATCATCGAACTAGCTGACGGGACCCATAAAGCTGTGGAAATTGATGAACTAGAAGAAAAAGGGTTTGGTAGGCGTGGCAACTGCCAGAGATGTGAACTGAAAATACCTCGAAACGCGGATCTGGCCTGTGGTAACTGGGGAGCAGAACCTGGCTGGACCTTCATTGAAGTTGTGACTGAAAAAGGCAGGGACCTGGTGGAAAATGCCAGGAAAAAGGGATACTTAGAAGTTAAAACCCCCTCGGAAAAGGCAATTGCCATAAGAGAAAAGATTGAGGGAGTGATGATAAAGTTAGCCCGTAAATTCCAGGATAAATATCTGGAAGAAAATTATCCTGCCCCTGATAACTGGGAAGAATACTGGAACAGGTGCATAAAGTGCTATGCCTGTCGGGATGTGTGCCCACTGTGTTTCTGTAAAGAATGCGACCTTGAAAAAGAATTCTATGCTGATGAAAATGAAATAGCACCAGACCCTCTCACATTCCAGGGAGTCAGATTGTCCCATATGAGTTTCAGCTGTGTAAACTGTGGACAGTGCGAGGATGTGTGTCCAATGGAGATTCCACTGGCACGAATCTATCACAGAATGCAGAAGAAATACAATGATGAAACCGGATTCATAGCTGGTGTGAGTGAAGAATTACCACCACTGTACAGTCCAGAAAAGGAATAA
- a CDS encoding hydrogenase iron-sulfur subunit, protein MSENDPKILGFCCNWCCYGGADTAGTARMQYPPNVKILRVMCSGRINPSMVLKAFKEGADGVFVGGCHMGDCHYDAGNYKWKRRAKLIEDLLPEFGIDKERFRFEWISASEGEKFQKTMKDFTDTIKSEGHLQRSFSKKSKNQ, encoded by the coding sequence ATGTCTGAAAATGATCCAAAAATACTGGGATTTTGTTGTAACTGGTGTTGTTACGGAGGTGCAGATACTGCGGGCACTGCCCGGATGCAGTATCCTCCCAATGTCAAAATTTTAAGGGTGATGTGTTCGGGTAGAATCAACCCATCAATGGTGCTCAAAGCATTTAAAGAAGGAGCAGATGGTGTTTTTGTTGGAGGCTGTCACATGGGGGACTGCCACTACGATGCCGGAAACTACAAATGGAAACGTCGGGCTAAACTCATTGAAGATCTACTACCTGAATTTGGTATTGACAAGGAAAGATTCCGATTTGAGTGGATATCTGCTTCCGAGGGTGAGAAGTTCCAGAAAACCATGAAAGACTTCACTGACACCATAAAATCTGAGGGGCATCTTCAGAGGTCCTTCTCAAAAAAGTCTAAAAATCAGTGA
- a CDS encoding H(2)-dependent methylenetetrahydromethanopterin dehydrogenase-related protein, whose translation MKITVYGAGNQELYVNQLKLPDKYGGTPPYGGSRMAIEFKKAGHDVYLAEPDRSMLTSDMWKTVEDAGVIVTSDDAEAASNAEIAVLFTPFGKPTFNIAKNIIKHLPEGGVIANTCTVSPLVLYYVLELEIKRKRKDVGICSMHPAAVPGTPQHGHYVIGGHTTNDLDLATGEQIKKCEDLAKSCNKDAYVVPADVSSAVADMGSLVTAVTLSGVLDYYQVGTKIIKAPKEMVEKQILITLQTMASLVESSGVDGLLKAMNPELLVKSAGSMHLLDEQKDLDAALETLSNLDPELMENARDAEIKPTNLVAAQALSKELLNLMGEKASEGTIRRCMRKMFE comes from the coding sequence ATGAAAATAACAGTTTACGGTGCTGGAAATCAGGAACTTTACGTTAATCAACTGAAATTACCTGATAAATATGGTGGAACTCCTCCCTATGGAGGGAGCAGAATGGCAATTGAGTTTAAAAAGGCAGGGCATGATGTTTACCTTGCAGAACCTGATCGGAGCATGCTTACCAGTGATATGTGGAAAACAGTAGAAGATGCAGGGGTGATAGTCACCTCCGATGATGCTGAAGCTGCCAGTAATGCCGAAATAGCGGTTCTCTTCACACCCTTTGGTAAGCCCACCTTTAACATTGCCAAAAATATCATAAAACACCTTCCAGAAGGTGGTGTGATTGCCAACACCTGCACTGTTTCTCCGCTGGTACTGTACTATGTGCTGGAATTGGAGATTAAAAGAAAAAGGAAAGATGTAGGAATATGTTCCATGCACCCGGCAGCAGTTCCTGGGACTCCTCAACATGGCCACTATGTGATTGGAGGTCACACCACCAATGATCTGGACCTGGCCACGGGAGAACAGATTAAAAAGTGCGAAGACCTGGCTAAAAGCTGCAATAAAGATGCTTACGTTGTGCCCGCTGATGTTTCATCGGCAGTGGCGGACATGGGATCCCTGGTAACTGCAGTGACCCTTTCAGGGGTTCTGGATTACTATCAGGTGGGGACCAAAATCATTAAGGCACCCAAGGAAATGGTTGAAAAACAGATACTCATAACCCTGCAGACCATGGCCTCCCTGGTGGAATCATCTGGAGTTGATGGCCTCTTAAAAGCAATGAATCCAGAGTTACTGGTTAAAAGTGCCGGTTCCATGCACCTTTTAGATGAACAAAAAGATCTAGATGCAGCCCTGGAGACTTTATCTAACCTGGATCCGGAGTTGATGGAAAATGCCCGGGATGCAGAAATAAAGCCAACCAACCTGGTGGCTGCCCAGGCCTTATCAAAGGAACTTCTGAATTTAATGGGAGAAAAGGCATCTGAAGGCACCATCAGACGGTGCATGCGTAAGATGTTTGAGTGA
- a CDS encoding tetratricopeptide repeat protein, producing the protein MRKLSSSLLLGSLFLLLFVGNVITNTSSYSFNDVFLNIFIGAFGFLLFLYGIFERFEYYNKTHYRVIAAVGLIAILLLIYSKAYYTIFEGNTLLNILFIVLGAILVFLVTGTGEATRWMDKHQKITESFNEAVESGQDAVMAWNQKGLHLMEGKEYQKAIGSFDKALELEPDNAMVMNNKGISLTEIRKFSQASEIFDQAFELDPENTKILNNKGNSLMKAVKYPEAIDCYEKALKINPKNPRLWYNKGITLGLLENYEDALECINMALKLDPENAEIWHSKGNALLKLGRDPEAIECFSKATEMDPDFKPAKKMNRKMKIKKVFNFGRN; encoded by the coding sequence ATGAGGAAATTATCATCAAGTTTATTATTAGGGTCTCTTTTCCTTCTACTTTTTGTTGGAAATGTCATAACGAATACAAGTAGTTACAGTTTTAATGATGTTTTTTTAAACATATTTATTGGCGCTTTTGGTTTTTTACTGTTTTTATATGGCATTTTTGAGAGGTTTGAATATTACAACAAAACTCATTACAGGGTAATAGCAGCTGTAGGTTTAATTGCAATACTGTTATTAATATATTCTAAGGCATATTATACAATTTTTGAAGGAAATACATTATTAAATATATTATTCATAGTTTTAGGTGCGATTCTGGTATTTTTAGTAACCGGGACTGGTGAAGCTACCCGCTGGATGGATAAACATCAAAAAATAACAGAATCATTTAATGAAGCAGTGGAATCTGGTCAGGATGCAGTAATGGCATGGAACCAGAAAGGCCTTCATCTTATGGAAGGTAAAGAATACCAAAAGGCAATAGGATCCTTTGATAAGGCATTGGAACTTGAACCGGATAATGCAATGGTCATGAATAATAAGGGAATTTCGCTTACTGAAATCCGTAAATTCAGTCAAGCTTCCGAAATATTTGACCAGGCCTTTGAATTAGACCCAGAAAATACCAAAATATTGAATAACAAAGGAAACAGCCTTATGAAGGCAGTTAAGTACCCGGAAGCAATTGATTGTTATGAAAAAGCTCTTAAGATAAATCCGAAAAATCCCCGATTATGGTACAATAAAGGGATTACACTGGGATTGCTTGAAAATTACGAAGATGCACTGGAATGTATAAACATGGCTTTGAAATTAGACCCAGAAAATGCTGAAATATGGCACAGTAAGGGGAATGCCCTTTTAAAACTTGGAAGAGATCCAGAAGCCATTGAATGTTTCAGTAAGGCCACTGAAATGGATCCTGATTTTAAACCAGCCAAAAAAATGAATAGAAAAATGAAAATAAAAAAAGTTTTTAATTTTGGAAGGAATTGA
- the hmdC gene encoding 5,10-methenyltetrahydromethanopterin hydrogenase cofactor biosynthesis protein HmdC: MHDMIKEAVNNMDSALELSRSEKNVNDVVDAVSELSTASATQLGTNFKKFPLGCDLTEIVVGTCASDLGRDELLGNCLLSNMLGASIHVCAYAFADIAEANNMRGIDILREVREATDVPLDLDHFGRFGAMRFPREIVKCPGQCYNQGPPFQECPRDRIHARLMDKEEAAQDEREEWIKCSSSVAINVTSAQGGEGHAAPLEEAEEIASLAQEYGKGVEAIMFIGDGYDDLVTGFSKALELGADIFVLEGGPFNQSTDRLDSFAKAVAMARILVPGKIVATNGAYEDECRVGLRAGLNAIITGFPSNHHGYMCGYSPGTAKKGNFGLPRVIKIIKEELKPGLTNVPIQRGDLEALASSIKAVGPENVYPQKIGDFTLGDAHWAVVPNSPIYEKVEVQRTIQGIHESLTGSSAALIGGRFVSWALARELNNDMDEIIISDKDPWVEKVTVDILNKELPSTIIGASSDDKNASKNADHTIITSTIPRLVRRISGNLDGAITLI; encoded by the coding sequence GTGCATGATATGATCAAAGAAGCAGTAAATAACATGGATTCAGCTCTTGAACTCAGCAGATCAGAAAAAAATGTCAACGATGTGGTGGATGCAGTTTCCGAACTATCCACTGCTAGTGCCACCCAGCTGGGAACGAACTTCAAAAAATTCCCCCTGGGATGCGATCTGACTGAGATCGTGGTTGGTACCTGTGCCTCTGACCTGGGAAGAGATGAACTATTGGGTAACTGCCTGTTATCTAACATGCTTGGCGCTTCCATCCATGTGTGTGCCTATGCCTTTGCCGATATTGCCGAAGCCAACAACATGAGAGGTATTGATATCCTCAGGGAAGTTAGAGAAGCCACTGATGTTCCACTGGATCTGGATCACTTTGGTCGTTTTGGAGCCATGCGCTTCCCCCGGGAGATTGTTAAATGCCCAGGGCAGTGTTATAATCAGGGCCCACCTTTTCAGGAATGTCCACGGGACCGGATCCACGCCAGACTCATGGATAAAGAGGAAGCTGCACAGGATGAGAGGGAGGAATGGATTAAATGTTCATCATCTGTGGCCATTAATGTAACCAGTGCCCAGGGTGGGGAAGGTCATGCTGCACCTTTAGAAGAGGCTGAAGAGATTGCCAGCCTTGCCCAGGAATACGGTAAAGGAGTGGAGGCCATCATGTTCATTGGAGATGGATACGACGATCTGGTCACCGGATTCAGTAAAGCCCTTGAACTGGGGGCGGATATCTTTGTACTGGAGGGAGGACCATTTAACCAGTCCACTGACCGTCTGGATAGTTTTGCCAAGGCAGTGGCCATGGCCCGTATACTGGTTCCAGGGAAGATCGTGGCCACCAACGGTGCCTATGAAGATGAATGTCGTGTGGGTCTGCGAGCAGGGCTTAACGCCATAATCACTGGTTTCCCCAGTAACCACCATGGGTACATGTGCGGATACAGTCCCGGAACTGCGAAAAAGGGTAATTTCGGACTTCCACGGGTTATTAAAATAATCAAAGAAGAACTAAAACCGGGTTTGACCAACGTGCCAATACAGAGGGGAGATTTGGAAGCACTGGCCTCTTCAATTAAGGCCGTGGGTCCTGAAAACGTTTACCCCCAGAAAATAGGAGATTTCACACTGGGAGATGCCCACTGGGCAGTGGTTCCTAATTCACCTATTTATGAGAAGGTTGAAGTTCAAAGGACCATTCAGGGTATTCATGAAAGTTTGACTGGTAGCAGTGCAGCACTCATTGGTGGCAGGTTCGTGTCATGGGCTCTAGCCAGAGAATTAAACAATGATATGGATGAGATCATCATCAGTGATAAAGATCCATGGGTGGAAAAGGTAACTGTGGACATCTTAAATAAAGAACTCCCATCCACTATCATTGGAGCATCATCAGATGATAAAAATGCATCTAAAAATGCGGATCACACCATAATTACTTCCACCATTCCCAGACTGGTTAGGAGGATTTCAGGGAATTTGGATGGTGCTATTACTTTGATCTAA
- a CDS encoding tetratricopeptide repeat protein, which produces MGKKNEKNESYEKALDLYTTELLNNPEDATLLYNAGLVIYFLEKYPDSVDLFNRSLEKDSKNATAWQYRGFALSELEDYEEAIRSFDESVKLAANNAETWIGKGNALENLKKYELALACFDRALDFHSGYSKVYFNKAFLFSDLKDYKRAINCLDQIIENEVENQAAWYFKGLFFEWDLNYPDALKSYERAIKINPDDPDLWNYKGNSLKKLKKNSKALQSFDKALELNPDYYLTHANKAMLYGDMGEYEKSLECINRAIELKPKDSYFYTVKARDLENLGKHSESLKCLDEGLKINPDDGLLWHDKASFLKRMWKLNNVNAFFNEAIRCYLVELEEDPQDRFTLANLASVQEDLGRYSEALENVEKALKLEPKYDWAMNLKCIILRKMGQLDESIECANIAIEIKPEEADYYYNKARVLCDMEKSDDALKLFCHALNLDAKHAETLYAMGALMERMGKNGDAIKYYKKVLKINPYFKPARNAKRILETYNESGRC; this is translated from the coding sequence ATGGGCAAGAAGAATGAAAAAAATGAATCCTATGAAAAAGCACTGGATCTTTACACCACTGAACTGTTGAACAATCCTGAAGATGCAACACTACTGTATAATGCAGGACTGGTTATCTACTTTCTAGAAAAATACCCCGATTCTGTAGATCTTTTTAATAGGTCTTTGGAGAAAGATTCAAAAAATGCCACTGCATGGCAGTACCGAGGTTTTGCCCTCAGTGAACTGGAAGATTATGAAGAAGCAATCCGATCTTTCGATGAATCAGTGAAACTAGCTGCTAATAATGCTGAAACTTGGATTGGGAAAGGAAATGCTTTAGAAAATCTTAAAAAATATGAACTGGCTTTGGCCTGTTTTGACCGGGCTTTAGACTTTCATTCTGGTTATTCAAAGGTTTATTTTAATAAAGCATTTCTTTTCAGCGATTTAAAAGATTACAAAAGGGCGATTAATTGTTTGGATCAGATCATTGAAAATGAAGTTGAAAATCAAGCGGCCTGGTATTTTAAAGGGCTTTTCTTCGAATGGGACTTGAATTATCCCGATGCTCTTAAATCCTATGAACGAGCCATTAAAATCAATCCTGATGATCCCGATCTCTGGAATTATAAAGGCAACTCTCTAAAAAAATTAAAAAAGAATTCAAAAGCACTTCAATCCTTCGATAAAGCATTAGAACTAAATCCTGATTATTATCTCACTCATGCCAACAAAGCAATGCTTTATGGGGATATGGGTGAATATGAAAAATCTTTGGAATGCATAAACAGAGCAATTGAACTTAAACCGAAAGATAGTTATTTTTACACAGTTAAAGCCAGAGATCTGGAGAATCTTGGAAAACATTCTGAGAGTTTAAAATGTCTAGATGAAGGATTGAAGATCAATCCTGATGATGGCTTACTCTGGCATGATAAAGCTTCGTTTTTGAAGAGAATGTGGAAATTGAATAATGTTAATGCCTTTTTTAATGAGGCCATCCGTTGTTACCTGGTGGAACTGGAGGAAGATCCTCAGGATAGATTCACACTGGCAAATCTGGCTTCAGTTCAGGAAGATTTGGGAAGATACTCTGAGGCTCTGGAAAACGTTGAAAAAGCTTTAAAATTGGAGCCTAAATATGATTGGGCTATGAATCTGAAGTGTATTATTTTGAGGAAAATGGGGCAGTTAGACGAGTCAATAGAATGTGCAAACATTGCTATTGAAATAAAACCTGAGGAAGCTGATTATTATTATAACAAGGCCAGAGTACTGTGTGATATGGAAAAATCAGATGATGCACTAAAATTATTTTGTCATGCTTTAAATTTAGATGCAAAACATGCTGAAACTTTGTATGCAATGGGTGCTCTAATGGAAAGGATGGGAAAAAATGGGGATGCTATTAAATATTATAAAAAGGTTTTAAAGATAAACCCCTATTTCAAACCAGCCAGAAATGCTAAAAGGATACTGGAGACCTATAATGAGTCTGGAAGATGTTGA
- a CDS encoding tetratricopeptide repeat protein — translation MSSKRFNRILMIFGNFFTGSGSNERALKLFNRVLSSDPQFYGAWIDKSLVYKKMGRYQDALHCLDESLTINPQNGGHGITRETSTR, via the coding sequence ATGAGTTCAAAACGTTTTAACAGAATATTGATGATATTTGGAAATTTCTTCACAGGATCAGGAAGTAATGAAAGGGCATTAAAACTTTTTAACCGGGTTTTAAGTTCAGATCCTCAATTTTACGGTGCATGGATTGACAAAAGCTTGGTTTATAAAAAAATGGGAAGGTACCAAGATGCACTGCACTGCCTTGATGAGTCACTAACAATAAATCCTCAAAATGGAGGGCATGGCATCACAAGGGAAACATCTACCAGATAA
- a CDS encoding PsbP-related protein yields MKNYLVLLMIISCFAVLISGCISSEEASKHYEADGLSFNYSETWVKADVQYPSNTTQSKILINLVDPSDPETGFSVQKHPMVTGNSLDSNMETVLESYGNSGYNILSKNQSSISGESAYELLYTVDKGNTHIKQREYWCKHNDSMYTVSFFSTPQNFDKSQNAFNIIMQSFKFV; encoded by the coding sequence TTGAAGAACTATTTAGTATTGTTAATGATAATTTCCTGTTTTGCAGTTTTAATATCTGGTTGTATTTCATCTGAAGAAGCTAGCAAGCATTATGAGGCGGATGGTCTTTCATTTAATTATTCAGAGACATGGGTGAAAGCGGACGTGCAGTATCCAAGCAACACCACTCAATCCAAGATTCTGATAAATCTGGTTGATCCATCTGATCCTGAAACAGGGTTCTCTGTGCAAAAACATCCTATGGTAACTGGTAACAGCCTGGATAGTAATATGGAAACAGTCTTAGAATCTTATGGAAATTCCGGTTACAACATCTTATCCAAAAATCAGTCCAGTATCAGTGGTGAAAGTGCATATGAGTTACTTTATACCGTAGATAAAGGCAACACCCACATAAAGCAAAGGGAATACTGGTGCAAACATAATGATTCAATGTATACGGTTTCATTCTTTTCCACACCACAAAACTTTGACAAATCTCAGAACGCATTCAACATTATAATGCAGAGCTTTAAATTCGTGTAG
- a CDS encoding metallophosphoesterase, with translation MFIEPYWIETKYVTIESDQIPSQFDGKTIVFLSDIHAGPDFSQARIDSLVNQVNALNPDLILLGGDYVDGDSAYINSTFASLSKLKAPLGVYAVLGNKDPQYKTLDAIPDYGITYIGNKGTWIVENGSRIRLGGVGDYNNGVQIPSATTSVVTPQDFVIMVTHNPDYFPKVNKSKVDLVLSGHTHGGQVTFFGLWAPVTHSDYGNKYRTGVIEENNSTLIVSNGIGTTMLPIRFFARPQIIVVELKKT, from the coding sequence ATGTTCATCGAGCCATACTGGATTGAAACCAAATATGTAACCATTGAATCTGACCAGATCCCAAGCCAGTTTGACGGAAAGACCATTGTTTTCCTATCAGATATTCATGCAGGTCCTGATTTTAGCCAGGCCAGGATTGACAGTTTGGTCAACCAGGTCAATGCTCTAAACCCTGATTTGATACTCCTGGGAGGAGATTATGTGGATGGGGATTCTGCCTATATTAACTCAACCTTTGCGTCTTTATCCAAACTAAAAGCACCCCTGGGTGTCTACGCGGTTTTAGGGAATAAAGATCCCCAGTATAAAACCCTGGATGCCATTCCAGATTATGGAATTACTTACATTGGGAATAAAGGGACCTGGATTGTGGAAAATGGTTCCAGGATCCGTCTGGGTGGAGTGGGTGACTACAACAACGGTGTTCAGATCCCCAGTGCCACCACCTCAGTGGTTACTCCTCAGGACTTCGTTATTATGGTTACCCATAATCCGGATTACTTCCCCAAGGTGAATAAGTCCAAGGTAGACCTTGTTTTATCCGGTCACACCCACGGAGGACAGGTAACATTTTTCGGCCTCTGGGCACCAGTTACTCATTCTGATTACGGGAATAAATACCGGACCGGAGTAATTGAAGAAAATAACAGTACTTTAATCGTTAGTAATGGTATAGGAACAACCATGCTCCCCATACGGTTTTTTGCAAGGCCCCAGATAATAGTGGTTGAATTAAAAAAGACGTAA
- a CDS encoding tetratricopeptide repeat protein, producing the protein MGNLEEAFKYIEDALKIEPKEWDVLNYKGLILMDMGYKEDAIECFDKIIKLHPIYFPAWYNKGVALKQLNRTEEAFEHFEEAIRLLLDKKPGLTKGMCLKNFK; encoded by the coding sequence ATGGGAAATCTGGAAGAGGCCTTCAAATACATTGAAGATGCCTTAAAAATAGAGCCTAAAGAGTGGGATGTACTAAATTATAAGGGTCTTATCCTGATGGATATGGGTTATAAGGAAGATGCTATTGAGTGTTTTGATAAAATTATCAAACTACACCCTATTTACTTCCCTGCATGGTACAATAAAGGAGTGGCTCTCAAGCAACTTAACCGAACTGAAGAAGCCTTTGAACACTTTGAAGAAGCAATCCGGCTCCTTTTGGATAAAAAACCCGGCTTGACCAAGGGGATGTGTTTGAAAAATTTCAAATGA